From Oryzias melastigma strain HK-1 linkage group LG15, ASM292280v2, whole genome shotgun sequence, one genomic window encodes:
- the prr18 gene encoding proline-rich protein 18, producing the protein MPFPPISLQQRISSPGRDLFGKKKASGEPRQPEKNERSHGERGASDKEKQPASWASANLRNLSRKSHQEKTKDRAQRSDAGLETQGKSSWLPGPKAPDQRVRRSSSMDSSRHLRGKEDGKKEIQFSLSLTPEAILVIQKRNLEKQMMAKQQKCCASADFRHRRVFPSKKAHGGSKSCAPGAKGECAEQDITAIVKISLLNDQYKYDDVEYEEEDGDVDETVVRKCKEWLKGVENASALGKVDKLPALPHLKGC; encoded by the coding sequence ATGCCTTTTCCACCTATCAGCCTCCAGCAGCGGATCTCCTCACCCGGCAGggatttatttggaaaaaagaaagccAGTGGAGAGCCTCGACAGCCGGAAAAAAACGAGAGATCTCATGGAGAAAGAGGCGCCTCTGACAAGGAGAAGCAGCCTGCTTCATGGGCTTCTGCAAATCTGAGGAATCTGTCAAGAAAATCCCACCAGGAGAAGACTAAAGACCGCGCGCAGAGGTCCGACGCGGGGCTGGAGACTCAGGGAAAGAGCTCCTGGCTGCCGGGGCCCAAAGCTCCGGACCAGAGAGTCCggcgctccagctccatggacTCCAGCAGGCACCTCCGCGGAAAGGAGGACGGGAAAAAGGAGATCCAGTTCTCCCTCAGTCTCACCCCCGAAGCCATTCTAGTCATCCAAAAGCGCAACCTTGAAAAGCAGATGATGGCGAAACAGCAGAAGTGCTGCGCGTCCGCGGACTTTCGGCACCGGAGAGTTTTCCCGTCCAAAAAGGCGCACGGAGGCTCCAAGAGCTGCGCGCCCGGAGCCAAGGGGGAGTGCGCCGAGCAGGACATCACCGCCATCGTTAAAATCTCTCTGCTGAATGATCAATACAAGTACGACGATGTGGAGTacgaggaggaggatggagacgTGGACGAGACGGTCGTGAGGAAATGTAAAGAGTGGCTGAAAGGGGTCGAGAACGCGTCAGCTTTGGGGAAAGTCGACAAACTGCCCGCGCTGCCGCACCTGAAAGGCTGCTGA